TATCAATGGCCGCAGTCGCGATTTGCAAATTTCGCGACAGTTCAATCTGCCCATCTTTAGCTAATGGGTCAGTGTGACCACCTACATTCAAAATATTCGAAGTCACTGAGTACCCTGCTGTATGATCGGCCCCCATCGTCGTAGTAGCATAGGTTACACCAATACCCTTTACAGATCGTGGGTCATAAGCCGGCATGCTTTGACGTTTCACCGTAGGAATTCGAGTCACTCCAAACGCTTTTCCGGTGAAATCAGCTCCATTGCCCAGAATGCGGCCAAGTGGGGTGCCTTCTTTAATTTCTTCTTTAAATAATTTTAAAATACCCTTACCATCACCCCAGGGAAGGATCCCAGCTTCCATAGCTACCATCATGGTTCCCGCAGTTTCAATGGTATCAATGCCGATGTCATCACAAATCTGATCGATATTAGCAATAATATCCAGATCATCGACGGTACAGCCCGCCCCAAATCCCCAAATTGTCTCATATTCAAAACCAGAGGTGAGGTATTTTTTATCTTTGTCATTGTAAGTCTGGGAGCAACGAATGACACAACCGACATGACATCCATGAGTGGGATCTCCCTCTCTGCTCATAATCGTGTCATACATGGTTTCGCCACAGATCTTCTCGGCTCCATCGAATTGACCCATCCTGAAGTTCTTGGTTGGCAGTCCACCAGCCTCGTTAAGAATGTTAACTAAGACATTCGTTCCATATTTTGGTAGGGCATTACCGCTGACAGGATGACTGAGCAATCCCTTATTGAAAAGTTGCGCAGAGTGTTTGAATTTCCCCTTGTCAAGTATCTGAATTCCTTCCCCGTCGTTATCATCTAGCGTTATGTACTTTATCCGTTTAGAACTCATCACAGCGCCAAGTCCGCCACGCCCTAAGCTACGAATATGCCCTTTAGGATCTTTAACTGAAATATTCGCAGCAAGCATTTTATGCTCTCCAGCTTGCCCAATGGTCAAGACTCCCGTATTTTCTCCATATCTAGCGGTTAGGGTATGGATTACTTCATAATTGCCTTTGCCCAAAAGTTCAGTCTCTTCTTTGATTTTTACCCCGTCTTTATGAACGTGGAGACTATACCATTGATCTCCTTCTGGAATCTCTTCAATGATTAAAGCTTTTACCCCAAGCTTCGCTAATCTTTGAGCCGCCGTTCCACCGGAGTTGCACTCTTTGATTCCACCTGTCAAAGGACTCTTTGCACCTGCAGATAATCGTCCTGAATTAGCGGCCATAGTACCCGCAAACAACCCTGGTGCAAAGACTAATTTGTTTTTATTGCCCAGAGGGTGACAGGCCGGCTCTACCTCTTTGGCTACAATGACGGAAGTCAACCCTCGGCCCCCTAGCAGCTTCCACTCCTCAGGTACTTCCTCAGCCACAAACGAGAGATTTGACATGTTAACACGATAAATTTTCACGAATACACCCTCCAGAGACCTAAATTTTGTGAATTCCAGCCAGCTTCACATAGACATATTATTTGACATGAGACTTCTTATTATTCAAAGCATCATCCTTCTTAATTCCCTCAGAATTGACCAATTCGAATTTATAGCCATTAAGCATGGAAGACACAGTACCATCATCATCTAAAATATCCTGTCTAAAGACCATGTATAAATGCCCCAAGACGAAGATGGAAAATCCCCAGGATATCAAACGATGCAAACTTCTAACTTGATATTCTCCACCCAAGCCTGGGACAATCCACCCCAATAAACTTTGCCAAATTCCCTGAGGATCCCCACCCCCTCGCATGGTTAAACCCGTTAAAATCATCATACATCCCCCGAGCCATACGAAAATAAAGTACATTAACTGAGCGATCGAATTATGCCCTGCATTAAGTGAATGTTCCTTACTAATAAAGCAATAATATCGGACTGTTTTTAACGCATCGCGCAAAAAACCTGGTCGCCAAAATCCAAATCTAGCGTAATCGTTTCCTGCCCAAAACCAATAAGCTCGGAACATCAAATTCGCACTAAAAACAAAGGATGTAATGCCATGCCAAAATCGTACCCTTCCCATCACAAAATGCAGGGTAGCCTCACCCTGCGGCGCTAAAACAGGGTGGGCAATATAGAGCCCTGTTATAAAGAGAATCGTGATTGCCAAAGCATTTATCCAGTGAAATAGCCGCACTGGAAGCTGCCAAACATAAATAGGACTTCTCAATGAATTCATAGAACATCCCTTCCTTTTCTAAAGGACTGATGATAATTTCTCGCCAT
This sequence is a window from Desulfosporosinus sp. Sb-LF. Protein-coding genes within it:
- the cybH gene encoding Ni/Fe-hydrogenase, b-type cytochrome subunit; its protein translation is MNSLRSPIYVWQLPVRLFHWINALAITILFITGLYIAHPVLAPQGEATLHFVMGRVRFWHGITSFVFSANLMFRAYWFWAGNDYARFGFWRPGFLRDALKTVRYYCFISKEHSLNAGHNSIAQLMYFIFVWLGGCMMILTGLTMRGGGDPQGIWQSLLGWIVPGLGGEYQVRSLHRLISWGFSIFVLGHLYMVFRQDILDDDGTVSSMLNGYKFELVNSEGIKKDDALNNKKSHVK
- a CDS encoding aldehyde ferredoxin oxidoreductase C-terminal domain-containing protein; this translates as MKIYRVNMSNLSFVAEEVPEEWKLLGGRGLTSVIVAKEVEPACHPLGNKNKLVFAPGLFAGTMAANSGRLSAGAKSPLTGGIKECNSGGTAAQRLAKLGVKALIIEEIPEGDQWYSLHVHKDGVKIKEETELLGKGNYEVIHTLTARYGENTGVLTIGQAGEHKMLAANISVKDPKGHIRSLGRGGLGAVMSSKRIKYITLDDNDGEGIQILDKGKFKHSAQLFNKGLLSHPVSGNALPKYGTNVLVNILNEAGGLPTKNFRMGQFDGAEKICGETMYDTIMSREGDPTHGCHVGCVIRCSQTYNDKDKKYLTSGFEYETIWGFGAGCTVDDLDIIANIDQICDDIGIDTIETAGTMMVAMEAGILPWGDGKGILKLFKEEIKEGTPLGRILGNGADFTGKAFGVTRIPTVKRQSMPAYDPRSVKGIGVTYATTTMGADHTAGYSVTSNILNVGGHTDPLAKDGQIELSRNLQIATAAIDSAGLCVFTAFAILDSEPVSHAVIEMINAQYGTSWSVDDWFNMGRFVLKTERAFNEAAGFTNKDDRLPEFFSEPVPPHNATWDFSGEELDQVFNF